A window of the Miscanthus floridulus cultivar M001 chromosome 14, ASM1932011v1, whole genome shotgun sequence genome harbors these coding sequences:
- the LOC136503302 gene encoding glutathione S-transferase T3-like → MEMDGEGFLSGILLNGQDGHVDGLDDLTIPISPDSQTSPDVEVEVVPPSRANKVTRRSKNFHFLEDEVVCSGWLNASKDPIHGANQNRNTFWGKVHAFFEKNKKTETVRTESSIMHRWLTIQHQVSKFCSCYEAIKRRHQSGHTVTDMISEALKLYTEQDKDKKKFSLMPCWNILKGEDKWAAKMVEIAELEKLEKCKKKQKAAKVSRPRDEEGTNTEQAVTDVVGQETQARKRSDGIKKVKENHRCGGAEACMEALDKMWAKKEESDKEKEKAKQERFMAALDVDKEALALEKIRADADLKRADAEQKRAEAEQKRAEAELLKQEKDIMLADNNGLNPAQLQWLQMMQKDIVAKRLSKFYSVSSNKVAVILVLYQMNI, encoded by the exons ATGGAGATGGATGGAGAAGGTTTCTTGTCGGGCATTCTCCTGAATGGACAAGATGGCCATGTTGATGGTTTGGACGACCTCACCATTCCAATCTCTCCAGATTCACAGACTAGTCCAGATGTCGAAGTGGAAGTTGTGCCACCAAGTCGTGCTAACAAGGTAACTAGGcggtccaaaaattttcattttttGGAAGACGAAGTTGTTTGCTCAGGCTGGTTGAACGCTAGCAAAGATCCCATCCACGGGGCGAACCAAAATCGTAACACGTTTTGGGGTAAAGTTCATGCTTTTTTTGAGAAGAACAAAAAAACTGAGACTGTGCGGACAGAGAGTTCAATTATGCATCGGTGGCTCACAATTCAGCATCAAGTGAGCAAATTTTGTTCATGCTATGAGGCGATTAAACGCAGGCATCAAAGTGGACATACTGTCACAGACATG ATTTCAGAAGCATTGAAGCTGTACACAGAGCAAGACAAGGACAAAAAGAAATTCTCGCTGATGCCTTGTTGGAACATACTGAAGGGGGAAGACAAGTGGGCAGCAAAGATGGTTGAAATTGCGGAGCTAGAGAAGCTAGAAAAATGCAAGAAGAAACAGAAGGCCGCAAAGGTTTCCAGGCCAAGGGATGAAGAAGGCACGAACACTGAACAAGCAGTCACAGATGTTGTTGGGCAAGAAACACAAGCAAGAAAAAGGTCAGATGGGATTAAGAAGGTAAAAGAAAATCATAGGTGCGGGGGTGCGGAAGCTTGCATGGAGGCGTTGGACAAAATGTGGGCAAAGAAGGAGGAGTCCgataaggaaaaagaaaaggcaaaacAGGAGAGGTTCATGGCTGCACTTGACGTAGACAAGGAAGCTCTAGCGCTAGAGAAAATAAGAGCTGATGCTGATCTCAAGAGAGCTGATGCAGAACAGAAGAGAGCTGAAGCAGAACAAAAGAGAGCTGAAGCGGAGTTGCTGAAACAGGAAAAAGATATTATGTTGGCGGACAACAACGGCTTAAACCCGGCGCAGCTTCAATGGCTTCAGATGATGCAGAAGGACATTGTTGCTAAGCGTCTGTCGAAATTTTATAGTGTTTCATCAAACAAAGTTGCTGTCATTTTAGTTCTTTATCAAATGAACATTTAG